A single Thermoanaerobacterium sp. RBIITD DNA region contains:
- the murD gene encoding UDP-N-acetylmuramoyl-L-alanine--D-glutamate ligase, with product MDLKGKKIIVAGLGLSGKALCKVLTEFGAFVYAYDSKSENELRDILNELKDYNINYYFKEVSDELLKDAELAIVSPGIPVDSDIVTESINRGIEVIGEVEFAYRISKAPIYAITGTNGKTTTTSLLEEIFKNAGKTTYAAGNIGYPLVEAALRAGTEDYIVAEISSFQLETIKEFKPKISAIINITPDHLNRHKTLSNYINIKGRIFKNQDSHDYTVLNYDDKNIASLFKIAKCNVFPFSRTRVLEHGAYCANGKIVISFKGNKYPVINTDDIYIPGGHNVENAIVASSMAFLAGVDISIIENTLKTFKGVEHRIEYVTNINGVKYYNDSKGTNPDAAIKAIEAMKGPIVLIAGGYDKGVSFDEFTKYFNGHVRKLLLLGATKEKIYESAIKNGFSKDDIIRVNNLEEAVDEAYEIAKPGDNVLLSPACASWDMFNNFEERGKLFKDKVNSLRG from the coding sequence ATGGATTTAAAAGGGAAAAAGATAATAGTAGCGGGTCTTGGATTAAGCGGAAAAGCATTATGCAAGGTTTTGACGGAATTTGGTGCATTTGTATACGCATATGATTCAAAATCCGAAAATGAACTTAGGGATATATTAAATGAACTTAAAGATTATAACATAAATTATTATTTTAAAGAAGTATCTGATGAATTGCTAAAAGATGCTGAATTAGCGATAGTAAGCCCAGGTATACCAGTTGATTCTGATATTGTCACAGAATCTATAAATAGAGGTATAGAAGTTATAGGTGAGGTTGAATTTGCATATAGGATATCAAAAGCACCTATTTACGCGATAACTGGTACAAATGGAAAAACGACGACAACATCTCTATTAGAAGAGATATTTAAAAATGCTGGTAAGACTACTTATGCTGCAGGCAATATCGGATACCCTTTGGTTGAGGCGGCATTAAGAGCTGGAACTGAAGATTATATTGTTGCGGAGATAAGCAGTTTTCAATTAGAGACAATAAAGGAATTTAAGCCCAAAATAAGTGCTATTATAAATATAACACCGGATCATTTGAACAGGCATAAAACACTTAGCAATTATATAAATATTAAAGGACGAATATTTAAAAATCAAGATTCACATGATTATACTGTACTTAATTATGATGATAAAAATATAGCTTCGTTGTTTAAAATTGCCAAATGTAATGTATTTCCATTTAGCAGGACTAGGGTTTTAGAGCATGGTGCATATTGTGCGAATGGTAAGATTGTTATAAGTTTCAAAGGAAATAAATATCCAGTAATTAATACAGATGATATTTATATACCTGGAGGGCATAATGTTGAAAATGCAATTGTCGCATCTTCAATGGCCTTTCTCGCAGGTGTTGATATTTCAATTATTGAAAACACATTAAAAACATTTAAAGGCGTAGAACACAGAATAGAATATGTGACAAATATAAATGGTGTTAAATATTATAATGATTCTAAAGGTACAAACCCTGATGCGGCAATTAAAGCAATTGAAGCTATGAAAGGACCTATAGTTCTAATTGCAGGTGGTTATGATAAAGGTGTAAGCTTTGATGAATTTACTAAGTACTTTAATGGCCACGTTCGTAAATTATTGCTTCTTGGTGCGACAAAAGAGAAGATATATGAATCAGCTATTAAAAATGGCTTTTCAAAAGATGACATAATAAGGGTCAATAATTTAGAAGAAGCAGTTGATGAAGCATATGAGATAGCAAAACCCGGTGATAACGTACTTTTGTCACCTGCATGTGCAAGCTGGGATATGTTTAACAATTTTGAGGAAAGAGGTAAACTCTTTAAAGATAAAGTAAATTCTTTAAGGGGGTAG
- the mraY gene encoding phospho-N-acetylmuramoyl-pentapeptide-transferase — protein sequence MMQKMIFATIVSFLVCILLGPLIIPWLKKLKLGQNVRNDGPKTHLKKAGTPTMGGIIFILSLIITDMIFSKWDKYMALVLFITIGYGLIGFLDDFLKVYYKRSLGLTARQKLLGQFILAIILAYFAKNFIGTEVIIPFIKREINIGYYYIPFIMFVVVGTVNSVNLTDGLDGLATGVSFMVTAFFALIALFMFNTSLTIFGAALTGALLGFLKFNRYPAEVFMGDTGSLAIGGAIAALATLTKLPVILPLVGIIYVAEALSVIIQVISFKLTGKRVFKMSPLHHHFELSGWPETKVVTVFWLVTFAAVFISFYGIS from the coding sequence ATGATGCAAAAGATGATATTTGCTACAATAGTATCATTTCTAGTATGTATTTTATTAGGACCATTGATAATTCCATGGCTTAAAAAACTAAAATTAGGTCAAAATGTTAGGAATGATGGCCCCAAAACACATCTAAAAAAAGCTGGGACTCCGACAATGGGCGGTATTATATTTATTTTATCACTGATTATAACAGATATGATATTTTCAAAATGGGATAAATATATGGCATTAGTCCTTTTCATTACTATCGGGTATGGACTTATTGGCTTTTTGGATGACTTTTTAAAAGTCTATTATAAGAGGTCATTGGGACTTACGGCAAGACAAAAGCTATTGGGTCAATTTATCCTCGCAATAATATTAGCATATTTTGCAAAAAATTTTATTGGAACAGAAGTAATTATCCCATTTATTAAAAGAGAAATAAATATAGGATATTATTATATTCCTTTTATAATGTTTGTTGTTGTCGGTACTGTCAATAGTGTCAATCTAACTGATGGTCTTGACGGTCTTGCAACAGGGGTTTCTTTCATGGTTACTGCGTTTTTTGCATTAATAGCATTATTTATGTTCAATACATCATTGACAATTTTCGGTGCTGCACTGACTGGAGCACTTTTGGGATTTTTAAAATTTAATAGGTATCCTGCTGAAGTTTTTATGGGTGATACGGGATCACTTGCAATTGGAGGCGCTATAGCGGCATTAGCAACACTTACTAAACTACCGGTTATATTACCGCTTGTAGGTATAATATATGTAGCTGAAGCATTGTCTGTGATTATTCAGGTTATTTCATTTAAACTCACAGGGAAAAGGGTTTTTAAGATGAGCCCGTTGCATCACCATTTTGAACTTTCTGGGTGGCCCGAGACAAAGGTAGTAACAGTATTTTGGTTAGTAACATTTGCAGCAGTTTTTATATCATTTTATGGTATAAGCTAA
- the murF gene encoding UDP-N-acetylmuramoyl-tripeptide--D-alanyl-D-alanine ligase produces MIDLKIEEIIKAVNGELLSGDLNTTINGISTDSRTIKEGELFIPLKGEKFNGEEFLEKALQKGSAALTESVENKGKYDKPIILVRDTKDSLHKLATFYRKKFKIPFIAITGSSGKTTTKDMIYAVLSKKYNVLKTEGNYNNEIGLPLTIFRLKKEHSIAVVEMGMSGFGEIRKLKNIAMPDIAVYTNIGVAHIEKLGSRENILKAKSELVEDFKCGNTIVLNADDDMLIKLLNKNGVEYYTYGINNGDYKAYGIVSMENGVKYKALIDNDEMDIELCIPGRHNVYNSLAAICIGIKFGVNKEDIEEALRDFRPGAMRLNITDVKNIKIINDAYNANPGSMRAAISVLKYFNNRRKIAVLGNMLELGEYSNIGHEEIGEYVKESNIDILITIGDLARKIAEGALKKGMSSINVFVCNDNKEAIDKLKNIMKKNDVYLIKGSRGMKMEEIVKFLQESAI; encoded by the coding sequence TTGATAGATTTAAAAATAGAAGAAATAATTAAAGCCGTAAATGGTGAATTATTATCTGGAGATTTAAACACAACAATAAATGGAATAAGTACTGATTCTAGGACAATAAAAGAAGGTGAACTTTTCATACCATTAAAGGGTGAAAAATTTAATGGGGAGGAATTTTTAGAAAAAGCACTTCAAAAGGGATCTGCTGCTTTAACTGAGTCAGTTGAAAATAAAGGCAAATATGATAAACCAATAATACTCGTAAGAGATACAAAAGATTCTTTACATAAATTAGCAACATTTTATAGAAAAAAGTTTAAGATTCCGTTTATAGCTATAACAGGAAGCAGTGGGAAGACTACTACAAAGGATATGATATACGCTGTTTTATCAAAGAAGTATAATGTGCTAAAAACGGAAGGTAATTATAATAATGAAATAGGGTTACCATTGACAATATTTAGACTTAAAAAAGAGCATAGTATAGCAGTTGTTGAGATGGGAATGAGCGGATTTGGCGAAATAAGGAAACTAAAAAATATAGCGATGCCTGATATTGCTGTCTATACTAATATAGGTGTAGCACATATAGAAAAATTAGGATCAAGGGAGAATATATTGAAAGCTAAATCTGAACTTGTCGAAGACTTTAAATGTGGAAATACAATAGTTCTAAACGCTGATGATGATATGCTAATAAAGCTATTAAATAAAAATGGTGTTGAATATTACACATATGGAATAAATAATGGAGATTACAAGGCATATGGCATAGTAAGCATGGAAAATGGTGTTAAATATAAAGCCTTAATTGATAATGATGAAATGGACATTGAACTTTGCATTCCGGGTCGGCATAATGTATATAATTCATTAGCGGCTATTTGTATAGGAATTAAATTTGGTGTCAATAAAGAAGATATAGAGGAGGCATTAAGAGATTTTAGACCAGGAGCAATGAGGCTTAATATCACTGATGTTAAAAATATTAAGATCATTAACGATGCATATAATGCAAACCCCGGGTCAATGAGAGCGGCTATTTCGGTGTTAAAATATTTTAATAATAGAAGAAAAATAGCTGTACTTGGTAACATGCTTGAGCTTGGCGAATATTCTAATATTGGCCATGAGGAAATAGGAGAATATGTAAAAGAGTCAAATATTGACATTCTAATTACCATTGGCGATCTTGCGAGAAAAATAGCTGAAGGTGCACTTAAAAAGGGAATGTCATCTATTAATGTATTTGTATGTAATGATAACAAGGAAGCAATAGATAAATTAAAAAATATTATGAAGAAAAATGATGTATATCTTATAAAAGGTTCAAGGGGTATGAAGATGGAAGAGATCGTTAAATTTTTACAGGAGAGTGCTATTTAA
- a CDS encoding UDP-N-acetylmuramoyl-L-alanyl-D-glutamate--2,6-diaminopimelate ligase, giving the protein MRLADVMKDIDYNIVKGDINVEIKGICYDSRNSKDGSMFVAIKGFKVDGTNFINDAIKLGANVIVLDQDITVSDDVTVVKVNDSRKALAKIAANYYGNPSKQLFLIGVTGTNGKTSVTYMIKSILESQNNKVGLIGTIHNMIGDKVFQSEHTTPESLDLQRYLRLMVDEGVKYVVMEVSSHSLALDRVDECDFDIAVFTNLTQDHLDFHKTMENYANAKAKLFRMAKTACIINIDDDYSSLMIENSNAKVVTYGIKDYAYIIAKDIKNSLKGAKYKVQIEDKREDIVLKIPGLFSVYNSLAAISVAFILGIPLQSVKMSLSKIQVKGRFEVLDIDKPYYVVIDYAHTPDGIENLMKVFDEYEVGKKILLFGCGGDRDKGKRPIMGEIAGEYADYAIITSDNPRTEDPMTIINEIEEGIKKTNCPYTIIENRKEAIRYALSIAKENDVVILAGKGHETYQILKDKVIHFDEREIVRDILNGDGKN; this is encoded by the coding sequence ATGAGACTTGCAGATGTGATGAAAGATATAGACTACAATATTGTAAAAGGTGATATAAATGTTGAAATAAAAGGAATATGCTATGATTCGAGAAACAGTAAAGATGGCTCCATGTTTGTAGCAATTAAAGGATTTAAAGTAGATGGTACAAATTTTATAAATGATGCTATAAAACTTGGAGCTAATGTAATAGTCTTAGATCAAGATATTACTGTCAGTGATGATGTAACGGTTGTTAAAGTCAATGATAGTAGGAAAGCTTTAGCTAAAATAGCTGCTAACTATTATGGAAACCCATCTAAACAACTCTTTTTGATAGGGGTAACTGGCACAAATGGAAAGACATCTGTTACATATATGATAAAATCTATACTGGAGAGTCAAAACAATAAAGTGGGATTGATCGGAACAATTCATAATATGATTGGCGATAAGGTTTTTCAATCAGAACATACTACACCAGAATCACTTGATTTACAAAGGTACTTAAGGCTTATGGTAGATGAAGGTGTTAAATACGTAGTTATGGAGGTTTCTTCACACTCTTTAGCGTTAGACAGAGTTGATGAGTGTGACTTTGATATAGCTGTCTTTACAAATTTAACACAAGACCATTTGGATTTTCATAAGACGATGGAGAATTATGCGAATGCCAAAGCCAAGCTTTTTAGGATGGCAAAGACAGCATGTATAATAAATATTGATGATGATTATTCATCATTAATGATTGAGAACTCAAACGCGAAAGTTGTTACATATGGTATCAAAGACTATGCTTACATTATTGCAAAAGATATAAAGAATAGCTTAAAAGGTGCCAAATATAAAGTGCAAATAGAGGACAAAAGGGAAGATATAGTGCTCAAGATACCAGGTTTATTCAGTGTATATAATTCATTAGCTGCTATATCCGTAGCATTTATCCTTGGAATTCCTCTTCAATCGGTTAAAATGTCATTGAGCAAGATACAAGTAAAAGGAAGATTTGAAGTTCTTGACATAGATAAACCATATTATGTTGTTATTGATTATGCGCATACACCAGATGGCATTGAAAATTTAATGAAAGTTTTCGATGAGTATGAAGTAGGTAAGAAAATACTGTTATTTGGCTGCGGTGGTGATAGAGATAAGGGCAAAAGACCTATCATGGGTGAAATTGCAGGAGAGTATGCGGATTATGCTATTATTACATCAGATAATCCGCGAACGGAAGATCCAATGACAATAATAAATGAAATTGAAGAGGGAATTAAAAAGACAAATTGTCCATATACAATTATAGAAAATAGAAAAGAGGCTATAAGATACGCACTTTCTATTGCTAAGGAAAATGATGTTGTAATATTGGCCGGCAAGGGACACGAAACATATCAAATATTGAAAGATAAGGTAATTCATTTTGATGAAAGGGAAATAGTAAGAGATATATTAAATGGAGATGGAAAGAATTGA